In Deltaproteobacteria bacterium, a single genomic region encodes these proteins:
- a CDS encoding serine/threonine protein kinase, producing the protein MSTDERHADSRTAEADDAPGDVAVSSRESWLTALARAPAISLGPAAGDVLGGEYVIERALGQGAMGLVYLAHHPTLARKVAIKLHRLRSEGAAARQLAEARAVARIQHENVLVVHGVGTWRGHVFVAMEFIDGTTARQWVTASPRSWREVVALYLEAGRGLAAAHAQGLVHRDFKPDNVLVPRDADGHAHGRVKVADFGLARDADEAVDDATAETTTGGSPHATPPARAGGLVGSPAYMAPEQYRRADVDARADQFAFCVSLFEALFGRRPFEGDDLPALAAAITVGRVHEPEGADVPLHVRRVLRRGLSVDPAARFPDMPALLDALARDPAATRRRALAAVVAVGIGATAMWSTTRRDDPLPECLASPAVSTWWSPELAAPLHDALIRSGRAHAEATYLRVDAAFAEHRDDAATVLARACEATHVAGTLARVELEARRTCLAQRGRELGALIEVLERGTPEIVDRAVSAAEGLTPVTRCEQDADAIALDDRGPEVAPVLDRLAQARSLRLVGRFDEAAKMASEGVVSARALARPGLLAELLLEQGVAMASNGAETDASASLREAASHAVLAGADALAAEIAAQGLFVDAYRNGSRGLGEQWAALGWAWLERAHWPTDVLREFLGQRALARRTADRHAEALVDLGLALALAQGERSSSTRAALLAVLAETYRRIGMRELARSTATDAHAAYVAALGERHPFAINALNLIAGLDLEEGRFAEAETLLRRILALGEEVLGPDSRRLIDPRVNLATVLVNTGRLSEALEMQQRAYDVVSAPGEPTNESRVLVTANLAADLAMTGNLVRARELQQEAVELARAVAGERSALYARQLATAAELVMDADPERALSMARDAEERLAAIAPLGLDRKIAGSTVAVALALLERCDAAREPLATSLTTLGAEVGEDNPGIAGLIAANGHCEAEAGRHEAGLALLERAARLNDAVMPPSPMILEWQVRAELGRGKLVEARAAYRLLLRSVRPDDAKWKERIARLAQLLRLPPRPQSP; encoded by the coding sequence ATGAGCACGGACGAGCGACATGCGGACTCGCGGACCGCCGAGGCCGACGATGCGCCCGGCGACGTGGCCGTGTCCTCGCGGGAGTCGTGGTTGACCGCGCTGGCCCGCGCGCCGGCGATCTCGCTGGGCCCGGCCGCCGGCGACGTGCTCGGGGGTGAGTACGTCATCGAGCGGGCGCTGGGCCAGGGCGCGATGGGCCTGGTCTATCTCGCCCACCACCCGACGCTCGCGCGCAAGGTCGCGATCAAGCTGCATCGGCTCCGCAGCGAGGGCGCGGCCGCACGACAGCTGGCCGAGGCCCGGGCGGTGGCGCGGATCCAGCACGAGAACGTGCTGGTCGTGCACGGCGTCGGCACCTGGCGCGGGCACGTGTTCGTCGCGATGGAATTCATCGACGGCACGACCGCACGGCAGTGGGTCACCGCGTCGCCGCGCAGCTGGCGGGAGGTCGTCGCGCTCTACCTCGAGGCCGGCCGCGGACTGGCGGCCGCGCACGCCCAGGGGCTCGTGCACCGCGACTTCAAGCCCGACAACGTGCTCGTGCCCCGCGACGCGGATGGCCACGCGCACGGACGCGTGAAGGTGGCCGACTTCGGCCTCGCGCGCGACGCCGACGAGGCCGTCGACGACGCCACCGCCGAGACCACCACCGGCGGATCACCGCATGCGACGCCGCCCGCACGCGCCGGTGGACTGGTGGGCTCGCCGGCGTACATGGCCCCGGAACAGTACCGCCGCGCCGACGTCGACGCGCGCGCCGATCAGTTCGCGTTCTGTGTCTCGCTGTTCGAGGCGCTGTTCGGGCGTCGCCCCTTCGAGGGCGACGATCTGCCGGCGCTCGCAGCTGCCATCACCGTCGGCCGCGTGCACGAGCCCGAGGGCGCCGACGTGCCGTTGCACGTGCGACGGGTGCTGCGGCGCGGGTTGTCGGTCGACCCCGCCGCACGCTTCCCCGACATGCCCGCGCTGCTCGACGCGCTTGCGCGCGATCCGGCGGCCACGCGGCGGCGCGCGCTGGCGGCAGTCGTGGCGGTGGGGATCGGCGCGACCGCGATGTGGTCGACCACGCGACGCGACGACCCCCTACCGGAGTGCCTCGCGAGCCCCGCGGTGTCGACCTGGTGGAGCCCCGAGCTCGCGGCACCGCTGCACGACGCGCTGATCCGCAGCGGTCGCGCACACGCCGAGGCGACCTACCTCCGCGTCGACGCCGCGTTCGCGGAGCATCGCGACGACGCCGCGACGGTGCTCGCTCGAGCGTGCGAGGCCACCCATGTCGCCGGCACGCTCGCGCGCGTCGAGCTCGAGGCCCGCCGCACCTGCCTCGCACAGCGTGGACGCGAGCTGGGCGCGTTGATCGAGGTGCTCGAGCGCGGCACGCCGGAGATCGTCGATCGTGCGGTGTCCGCCGCCGAGGGGCTCACGCCGGTGACGCGCTGCGAGCAGGACGCCGACGCGATCGCCTTGGATGATCGCGGGCCAGAGGTCGCACCGGTGCTCGACCGGCTCGCCCAGGCGCGATCGCTGCGCCTGGTCGGCCGCTTCGACGAGGCCGCGAAGATGGCGAGCGAGGGCGTCGTCTCGGCACGTGCGCTCGCGCGACCGGGGCTGCTCGCGGAGCTGCTGCTCGAGCAGGGCGTCGCCATGGCCAGCAATGGTGCCGAGACCGACGCGAGCGCGTCGCTGCGCGAGGCGGCAAGCCATGCCGTGCTCGCCGGTGCCGACGCGCTCGCGGCCGAAATTGCGGCGCAAGGCCTGTTCGTCGACGCTTACCGCAACGGCTCGCGCGGCCTCGGTGAGCAGTGGGCCGCGCTGGGCTGGGCGTGGTTGGAGCGGGCGCACTGGCCCACCGACGTGTTGCGCGAGTTCCTCGGTCAGCGCGCGCTGGCGCGGCGAACCGCCGATCGCCACGCCGAGGCGCTCGTCGACCTCGGGCTCGCGCTCGCGCTCGCACAGGGCGAGCGCAGCTCGTCCACACGCGCCGCATTGTTGGCCGTGCTCGCAGAGACCTACCGCCGCATCGGCATGCGAGAGCTGGCGCGTAGCACCGCCACCGACGCCCACGCCGCCTACGTCGCCGCGCTCGGCGAACGGCATCCGTTCGCCATCAATGCACTGAATCTCATCGCGGGCCTCGACCTCGAGGAAGGCCGCTTCGCCGAGGCCGAGACCCTCCTGCGCCGCATCCTCGCGCTTGGCGAAGAGGTTCTGGGGCCCGACTCACGGCGCCTCATCGACCCGCGGGTCAACCTCGCGACCGTGCTCGTCAACACCGGACGCCTGAGCGAGGCGCTCGAGATGCAGCAGCGGGCGTACGACGTCGTGAGTGCACCCGGTGAGCCGACCAACGAGAGCCGCGTGCTGGTGACCGCCAACCTCGCGGCCGATCTCGCGATGACCGGCAACCTGGTACGCGCACGTGAACTGCAGCAGGAGGCGGTGGAGCTGGCGCGCGCGGTCGCGGGCGAGCGCAGTGCCTTGTATGCGCGTCAGCTCGCCACCGCGGCGGAGCTCGTGATGGATGCGGATCCCGAGCGCGCGCTGTCGATGGCACGCGACGCCGAGGAACGACTCGCCGCGATCGCGCCGCTCGGGCTCGATCGCAAGATTGCAGGTAGCACGGTCGCGGTCGCGCTCGCGCTGCTGGAGCGCTGCGACGCAGCCCGCGAGCCACTCGCGACCTCACTCACGACGCTCGGCGCGGAAGTCGGCGAGGACAACCCCGGCATCGCGGGTTTGATCGCGGCCAACGGGCACTGCGAAGCCGAGGCTGGTCGACACGAAGCGGGCCTGGCCTTGCTCGAACGCGCCGCACGGCTCAACGATGCCGTCATGCCGCCCAGCCCCATGATCCTCGAGTGGCAGGTGCGCGCGGAGCTGGGTCGCGGCAAGCTCGTCGAGGCCCGCGCGGCCTACCGGCTCCTGCTCAGGTCCGTCCGCCCCGACGACGCCAAGTGGAAGGAGCGCATCGCTCGACTCGCACAGCTGCTGCGCTTGCCGCCACGCCCGCAGTCGCCCTGA
- a CDS encoding class I SAM-dependent methyltransferase: protein MSTPPHDHFTPAVAQQYDERNRALAPIGEHMHFLVALLLDALPSDAEILCVGVGTGAEVLSLAAAFPGWRFVGVDPSAAMLEVCRDRLAAAGVQDRCELRHGYVHEMPDAPRFDAVLSMLVGHFVPTSERGDYYAALVQRARPGGTVVNVEVSCDLDAPELPAMLEAWAQLQRRMGAPPESLVDLPARMRSMLAILPHAAIEALLREAGIAVPVRFLQSFLITGWFGARGV, encoded by the coding sequence ATGTCGACACCACCCCACGATCACTTCACTCCCGCGGTCGCGCAGCAGTACGACGAACGCAACCGGGCGCTGGCGCCGATCGGCGAGCACATGCACTTCCTCGTCGCACTGCTGCTCGACGCGCTGCCGAGCGACGCGGAGATCCTCTGTGTCGGCGTCGGCACCGGCGCCGAAGTGCTGTCGCTTGCGGCGGCGTTTCCGGGCTGGCGTTTCGTCGGTGTGGATCCCTCGGCCGCGATGCTCGAGGTTTGTCGGGATCGCCTCGCCGCGGCGGGCGTGCAGGATCGCTGCGAGTTGCGGCACGGCTACGTGCACGAGATGCCAGACGCTCCGCGGTTCGACGCGGTGCTCAGCATGCTCGTCGGGCACTTCGTACCGACGAGCGAGCGTGGCGACTACTACGCCGCGCTCGTGCAGCGGGCGCGCCCGGGCGGCACCGTGGTGAACGTGGAGGTCAGCTGTGACCTCGATGCACCCGAGCTCCCGGCGATGCTCGAGGCGTGGGCGCAGCTGCAGCGCCGCATGGGCGCGCCCCCGGAGTCGCTGGTCGATCTGCCGGCGCGCATGCGCAGCATGCTGGCGATCCTGCCGCATGCCGCGATCGAGGCGTTGCTGCGCGAGGCCGGCATCGCGGTGCCGGTGCGGTTCCTGCAGTCGTTCCTGATCACGGGCTGGTTCGGCGCCCGAGGCGTGTGA
- a CDS encoding TetR/AcrR family transcriptional regulator: MQVLTDKAPYHHGDLRRAVLDASLELVARAGPDGFSLREAARKVGVSATACYRHFADKSAVLRELAAEGFAELARAMLDARDRAVHGRRGVARARAHLLAVGRAYVEFGLSQPARFTLMFQCPEARGRPAARPDADPYVLLGRALDELAEVGAVTPLRRRGAETKAWSIVHGLTTLLQGGGISCKDAREREVLIDTTLAFVVDGLCGTKRPGLAARASRRRARSRRA; this comes from the coding sequence ATGCAAGTGTTGACGGACAAGGCTCCCTACCACCACGGTGATCTGCGGCGGGCAGTGCTCGACGCCTCACTCGAGCTCGTCGCGCGTGCGGGCCCCGACGGCTTCAGCCTCCGCGAAGCGGCCCGGAAGGTCGGGGTGTCTGCGACCGCGTGCTATCGTCACTTCGCGGACAAGTCGGCGGTGCTGCGCGAACTCGCTGCGGAGGGCTTCGCCGAGCTCGCGCGCGCGATGCTGGACGCCCGCGATCGTGCGGTGCACGGCCGCCGCGGAGTCGCGCGCGCGCGGGCCCACCTGCTCGCAGTGGGCCGCGCGTACGTCGAGTTCGGCCTGTCGCAGCCGGCTCGCTTCACGCTGATGTTCCAGTGCCCCGAGGCCCGCGGCCGCCCAGCGGCGAGGCCCGACGCCGATCCCTACGTGCTGCTCGGGCGAGCGCTCGACGAGCTCGCCGAGGTCGGCGCGGTCACGCCGCTGCGACGCCGCGGTGCCGAGACCAAGGCGTGGTCCATCGTCCACGGGCTCACCACGTTGCTGCAGGGGGGCGGCATCTCCTGCAAGGACGCACGCGAGCGCGAGGTCTTGATCGACACGACACTCGCGTTCGTCGTCGACGGGCTGTGCGGAACCAAGCGCCCGGGCCTCGCAGCCCGGGCCTCCCGACGTCGCGCCCGATCGCGACGTGCATGA
- a CDS encoding MBL fold metallo-hydrolase, which produces MHVDIVNFRSKPQGVRRRMRLAMASLLLAPPLLGACASAHSRVELGDGTVVHTLRRTYNNVHVVVRGESAFLVDAGLESDAPALARELRRLAIDPARLRGIIVTHGHADHAGGAGWFQREYGTQVIVGAADVGMLERGRNDHLCPTDATGRRQLQRHQSAQFSPVRTDVAVAQRRPLDALVGIPGTLVPMPGHTAGSLVVDLGDAVLVGDAFRGGILGHRARTHFYMCDLAANRASIRELLEDVAPQAQRFFTGHFGPVDRTSVEQLAASDPR; this is translated from the coding sequence TTGCATGTTGACATCGTTAACTTTCGGAGTAAACCCCAGGGTGTGCGCCGACGAATGCGACTCGCCATGGCATCCCTGCTGCTCGCCCCGCCCCTGCTGGGGGCCTGCGCGAGCGCCCATTCCCGGGTCGAGCTGGGCGACGGCACCGTCGTCCACACCCTGCGGCGAACCTACAACAACGTCCACGTCGTGGTTCGCGGCGAGAGTGCCTTCCTGGTCGACGCCGGGCTCGAGTCGGACGCGCCCGCGCTGGCCCGCGAGCTGCGACGCCTGGCGATCGACCCTGCGCGTCTGCGGGGGATCATCGTCACCCATGGGCACGCCGATCACGCCGGCGGTGCAGGATGGTTCCAGCGCGAGTACGGCACACAGGTGATCGTCGGTGCCGCGGATGTCGGCATGCTCGAGCGCGGCCGCAACGATCACCTGTGTCCCACCGACGCGACCGGGCGGCGGCAGCTGCAGCGGCATCAATCCGCGCAGTTCAGCCCGGTGCGCACCGATGTTGCCGTGGCGCAGCGCCGCCCGCTCGACGCGCTCGTGGGCATCCCCGGCACACTCGTGCCGATGCCGGGCCACACCGCCGGCTCGCTGGTGGTCGACCTCGGCGACGCCGTCCTGGTCGGCGACGCGTTCCGCGGCGGCATCCTCGGCCACCGCGCGCGCACGCACTTCTACATGTGCGATCTCGCGGCGAATCGCGCGAGCATCCGCGAACTGCTCGAGGACGTGGCGCCGCAGGCCCAGCGCTTCTTCACCGGCCACTTCGGGCCCGTCGATCGCACGAGCGTCGAGCAGCTCGCCGCCAGCGATCCGCGCTGA
- a CDS encoding glutathione peroxidase, with amino-acid sequence MARIQLHAPFLVALACTACSGKDAPASGQGAAATPAAAPAKSPFQPNDTVLDQQVSTLDGKSVELKSYRGKALLVVNTASQCGFTPQYAGLQKLYGSYRGKGLEVLAFPSDDFGHQEQGDAEEIRKFVDDKFQVEFTMFDKVHATGPEISPLYKTLSEQTGEGIRGEVKWNFTKFVVDPEGRVVARFEPDVEPDDPRVIAAIEAALPKGS; translated from the coding sequence ATGGCTCGCATCCAGCTCCACGCTCCGTTCCTGGTCGCCCTCGCGTGCACGGCGTGCAGCGGCAAAGATGCGCCCGCGTCCGGCCAGGGCGCCGCGGCGACCCCTGCCGCCGCACCGGCGAAGTCGCCGTTCCAGCCCAACGACACCGTCCTCGATCAGCAGGTCTCGACGCTCGACGGCAAGAGCGTCGAGCTGAAGAGCTATCGCGGCAAGGCATTGCTGGTCGTGAACACCGCCTCGCAGTGCGGCTTCACGCCGCAGTACGCCGGCCTGCAGAAGCTCTACGGCAGCTACCGCGGCAAGGGCCTCGAGGTGTTGGCGTTCCCCTCGGACGACTTCGGCCACCAGGAGCAGGGCGACGCCGAGGAGATCCGCAAGTTCGTCGACGACAAGTTCCAGGTCGAGTTCACGATGTTCGACAAGGTCCACGCGACCGGTCCCGAGATCTCGCCGCTGTACAAGACCTTGAGCGAACAGACCGGCGAGGGCATCCGCGGCGAGGTGAAGTGGAACTTCACCAAGTTCGTGGTCGATCCCGAGGGCCGCGTGGTCGCGCGCTTCGAGCCCGACGTCGAGCCCGACGATCCGCGGGTGATCGCGGCGATCGAGGCCGCGCTGCCCAAGGGCTCGTGA
- a CDS encoding PD40 domain-containing protein — translation MPRAVALPSSLCLWIAASVACGSDGGDRPGGDGADGLLTVGGTAQTEPTGGGSSGAGSGDAEDSTGGQQGEFVEVRIEPADAVVEIIGGEPATPTQFTAIGVRSDGSEADITGLWSIDNLDIGSLDSSNGEFLPSGIEGGVAQIDFSGEFGTGSTSLTVKLHLVDDPEGVDDSVKQMFDGAVTPDPTLSVLYPYDQTVFPHGLTAPVVQWSGANATDVYHVHVEAPTFEYDWYGTSPPSQFTFPTAPHDVWGKLTASVIGDATASVQRFDGTTAYLPVDRKWTISTADLLGTIYYWEVNNGNVVRLKVGDAAPEQFLQKPAGVTCVACHSVSADGATLVASFHGGYSPWGTFDTGTGSSLYATDSASGLQAISPTGEHVLWGQSNPADDTGATSYLTLSPFDQLTAMAQLMPGTGSPVHPTWSPDGDKIAFAVRTNGNWLDFTAASLWVTGVDVLLPGFSDTKQIVAADASRPTIVYPSWSPDSLWIAYGAATQARTRGAQGELWITDETGATKLQLGRACGVDSLSADQSSACYEPTFMPEERGGYFWLVFVSERTYGNTLTDTNGATRRKQLWLTAIDANPQAGQDPSHPAIWLPGQELNNHNMRGAWTLDPPDVEG, via the coding sequence ATGCCTCGCGCCGTTGCCCTCCCTTCGAGCCTCTGCCTGTGGATCGCCGCGTCCGTCGCCTGCGGCAGCGACGGGGGCGATCGACCCGGCGGTGACGGAGCCGACGGCCTGCTCACCGTGGGCGGCACGGCGCAGACCGAGCCGACCGGTGGTGGCAGCAGCGGCGCCGGCTCGGGCGACGCCGAGGACTCGACCGGCGGTCAGCAGGGCGAGTTCGTCGAGGTCCGCATCGAGCCCGCCGACGCGGTGGTGGAGATCATCGGCGGCGAGCCGGCGACGCCGACGCAGTTCACCGCGATCGGCGTGCGCTCCGACGGCAGCGAGGCCGACATCACCGGCCTGTGGTCGATCGACAACCTCGACATCGGCAGCCTCGACAGCTCCAACGGCGAGTTCCTGCCGTCGGGCATCGAAGGTGGCGTCGCGCAGATCGACTTCTCGGGCGAGTTCGGCACGGGCTCCACCAGCCTGACGGTGAAGCTCCACCTCGTCGACGATCCCGAGGGCGTCGACGACTCGGTGAAGCAGATGTTCGACGGCGCCGTGACGCCCGACCCCACGCTCTCGGTGCTGTATCCCTACGACCAGACGGTGTTCCCGCACGGGCTCACCGCGCCGGTGGTGCAGTGGTCGGGTGCGAACGCGACCGATGTCTACCATGTGCACGTCGAGGCGCCGACCTTCGAGTACGACTGGTACGGCACCTCGCCGCCGTCGCAGTTCACCTTCCCGACCGCGCCCCATGACGTCTGGGGCAAGCTGACGGCCTCGGTGATTGGCGACGCGACCGCCTCGGTGCAGCGCTTCGACGGCACCACCGCGTATCTCCCGGTCGATCGCAAGTGGACCATCTCGACCGCCGATCTGCTGGGCACGATCTACTATTGGGAGGTCAACAACGGCAACGTCGTGCGTCTCAAGGTCGGCGACGCGGCGCCCGAGCAGTTCCTGCAAAAGCCGGCGGGTGTCACCTGCGTCGCATGCCACTCGGTGTCGGCCGATGGCGCCACGCTGGTGGCCTCGTTCCACGGCGGCTACAGCCCGTGGGGCACCTTCGACACCGGCACCGGCAGCTCGCTGTACGCGACCGACTCGGCCTCCGGCCTGCAGGCGATCTCGCCGACCGGCGAGCACGTGCTGTGGGGCCAGTCGAATCCCGCCGACGACACCGGCGCGACCTCATACCTCACGCTGTCGCCGTTCGACCAGCTGACCGCGATGGCGCAGCTGATGCCCGGCACCGGCTCACCCGTGCATCCCACGTGGTCGCCCGACGGCGACAAGATCGCCTTTGCCGTGCGCACCAACGGCAACTGGCTCGACTTCACCGCCGCCTCGCTGTGGGTCACCGGCGTCGACGTGCTGCTGCCCGGCTTCAGCGACACCAAGCAGATCGTCGCCGCCGATGCCTCGCGACCGACCATCGTCTACCCGTCGTGGAGTCCCGACTCGTTGTGGATCGCCTACGGTGCGGCGACCCAAGCCCGCACCCGCGGTGCGCAGGGCGAGCTGTGGATCACCGACGAGACCGGCGCGACCAAGCTCCAGCTGGGCCGTGCGTGCGGCGTCGACTCGCTCAGCGCCGATCAGAGCAGCGCCTGCTACGAGCCGACGTTCATGCCCGAGGAGCGCGGCGGCTATTTCTGGCTGGTGTTCGTCTCGGAGCGCACCTACGGCAACACGCTCACCGACACCAACGGCGCGACCCGTCGCAAGCAGCTGTGGCTGACGGCCATCGACGCGAACCCGCAGGCCGGCCAGGATCCCAGCCATCCTGCGATCTGGCTGCCGGGCCAGGAGCTGAACAATCACAACATGCGCGGTGCATGGACGCTCGACCCGCCCGACGTCGAGGGCTGA
- a CDS encoding sigma-70 family RNA polymerase sigma factor: MSALTTTVAAATPASRELPSIAQLYARHFRRVWWVVRSAGVPDEAIEDVVHDVFVALHHRLPSYDGRLPLERWLIGVARNTAFSHRRGAARRTLRVAELARVDTEPVDLDDHLAQARAWRELQRFLVELPDEQREVFTLIELNGDSAPSVAADLEVKLNTVYARLRLARGKFDRWLVQHGHGDPQWTRDAAPGGAPREAQRARAWAAIAISLRASAGLGAGFSTAKLAVMLGVLATAGIAAVALRSSPEPPVDAPPSTEPRTQASASDPVHAVEAREPRADPRPPLAAVPATAAPTVVRAHAGPASTGQRPRAVDDPAVRDGTATADGPAPGDEQRWLAHAHEAIAQGEAELALSWIDRHAHAYPDSALAPERVVLRVDALCQAGRRDEAEAAVASWRHDHAQRLPRIAGRLAARLDDDCGR; the protein is encoded by the coding sequence TTGAGCGCACTCACCACCACGGTCGCCGCCGCCACCCCGGCGTCGCGCGAGCTCCCGAGCATCGCGCAGCTCTACGCGCGACACTTCCGACGCGTCTGGTGGGTGGTGCGCAGCGCCGGTGTGCCCGACGAGGCCATCGAGGACGTCGTGCACGACGTCTTCGTCGCGCTGCACCACCGGCTCCCCAGCTACGACGGCCGCCTCCCGCTCGAGCGATGGTTGATCGGTGTCGCACGCAACACCGCGTTCAGCCACCGTCGTGGCGCGGCGCGACGGACCCTCCGCGTCGCCGAGCTCGCGCGCGTCGACACCGAGCCCGTCGATCTCGACGACCACCTGGCGCAGGCGCGAGCGTGGCGGGAGCTGCAGCGCTTCCTCGTCGAGCTGCCCGACGAGCAACGTGAGGTCTTCACGCTCATCGAGCTCAACGGTGACAGCGCACCGTCGGTGGCGGCCGACCTCGAGGTGAAGCTCAACACGGTCTACGCACGGCTCCGGCTCGCGCGTGGCAAGTTCGATCGCTGGCTCGTGCAGCACGGGCACGGCGATCCGCAGTGGACCCGCGACGCCGCGCCCGGCGGTGCGCCGCGCGAGGCCCAGCGCGCCCGCGCATGGGCGGCGATCGCCATCAGCCTGCGCGCGTCGGCGGGGCTCGGCGCGGGGTTCTCGACCGCCAAGCTGGCCGTGATGCTCGGCGTGCTCGCGACCGCCGGCATCGCTGCGGTCGCGCTGCGCTCGAGCCCTGAACCGCCGGTCGATGCGCCACCGTCGACCGAGCCGCGGACGCAGGCGTCGGCGTCCGACCCGGTGCACGCCGTCGAAGCACGCGAACCGCGAGCGGACCCGCGGCCGCCGCTCGCAGCCGTGCCGGCCACCGCCGCGCCCACCGTCGTGCGCGCGCACGCAGGACCCGCGTCGACGGGGCAACGGCCACGCGCGGTCGACGATCCGGCCGTGCGCGACGGTACCGCGACCGCCGACGGACCCGCGCCGGGCGACGAGCAACGCTGGCTCGCGCACGCCCACGAGGCCATCGCGCAGGGCGAAGCCGAGCTCGCGTTGTCGTGGATCGATCGCCACGCCCACGCGTACCCCGACAGCGCGTTGGCGCCCGAACGCGTGGTCCTGCGGGTCGACGCGCTGTGCCAGGCCGGGCGCCGCGACGAGGCCGAAGCCGCGGTCGCGAGCTGGCGCCACGACCACGCGCAGCGGCTGCCGCGGATCGCCGGGCGCCTCGCCGCCCGGCTCGACGACGACTGCGGCCGATGA